In Helianthus annuus cultivar XRQ/B chromosome 8, HanXRQr2.0-SUNRISE, whole genome shotgun sequence, a single genomic region encodes these proteins:
- the LOC110869514 gene encoding probable aspartyl protease At4g16563, translated as MLEPLKEVRDGYIISLNLGSPPQVIQVYMDTGSDLTWVPCGNLSFNCIDCQEYTIHSSMSRYSPLHSSSCVRDTCASQFCIDVHSSDNPYDPCNIAGCSLSTLMKGICSRPCPSFVYTYGEGIVSGTLTRDTLRVHGTTDRDVTREVSNFGFGCVGSTYREPIGIAGFGKGSFSLPSQLGFIQKGFSHCFLPFKFANNPNVSSPLVVGDLAISSKEDMQFTPMLTNPMYPNYYYIGLVGISLGTASGSLIQVPTNLRDFDISGNGGMLIDSGTTYTHLPQPFYSQLLSELESVINHPRATEVEARTGFDLCFRVPCINNITNGLALMDIDDHLLPSITFHFMNNVSLVLPQGNNFYAMGAPRNSTVVKCLLFQSMDDEEYGPAGVFGSFQQQNVEVVYDMENQRIGFQTMDCASSSAFQQLNKP; from the coding sequence ATGCTGGAACCATTAAAAGAAGTAAGGGATGGATACATTATTTCCCTAAACCTAGGCTCACCTCCACAAGTTATTCAAGTGTATATGGATACTGGAAGTGATCTCACTTGGGTACCTTGTGGAAACCTATCCTTTAATTGCATAGATTGCCAAGAATATACAATTCACTCATCCATGTCCCGATACTCGCCTTTGCATTCATCATCTTGTGTTAGGGATACTTGCGCCAGCCAGTTTTGTATCGATGTGCATAGCTCTGATAACCCATATGACCCTTGTAACATTGCAGGGTGCTCGTTAAGCACCCTAATGAAAGGTATTTGCTCAAGGCCATGCCCTTCATTCGTGTACACATACGGAGAAGGTATTGTTTCAGGAACCCTAACTAGGGATACCCTAAGAGTTCATGGAACCACTGACCGTGATGTTACCCGGGAGGTAAGCAACTTCGGGTTTGGGTGCGTTGGTTCAACTTATAGAGAACCCATTGGAATAGCAGGGTTTGGTAAAGGTTCATTTTCTTTACcttctcaattagggtttatccAAAAGGGTTTCTCTCATTGTTTTTTGCCTTTTAAGTTTGCTAATAACCCTAATGTTTCAAGCCCTTTAGTTGTTGGAGATCTTGCAATCTCTTCAAAGGAAGATATGCAGTTCACTCCAATGTTAACTAACCCGATGTACCCGAACTACTACTACATCGGGTTAGTGGGCATAAGTCTAGGAACCGCGTCCGGTTCCTTGATTCAAGTTCCCACAAACTTGAGAGACTTTGATATATCTGGCAATGGTGGTATGTTGATAGATTCAGGAACCACATACACTCATTTACCACAACCATTCTACTCTCAACTTCTCTCAGAGCTAGAATCTGTCATAAACCACCCTCGCGCAACCGAAGTGGAGGCGCGAACGGGGTTCGATCTTTGCTTTAGGGTTCCATGTATAAACAACATTACAAATGGTTTGGCACTTATGGATATTGATGACCATCTTCTTCCTTCAATAACATTCCATTTCATGAACAATGTGAGTCTGGTTTTGCCACAAGGGAACAACTTTTATGCAATGGGTGCACCGCGTAACTCAACAGTGGTCAAGTGTTTATTGTTCCAGAGCATGGATGATGAGGAGTATGGACCAGCTGGGGTGTTTG